The DNA region GCGCTTTGTGCGCGGGCATGATCCGCTGGTGCCAGCCGATCATCCGGACAAGTTCTTCTTTTACGGCAAGCCGGACGGTAAACCCACCATCTTCATGCGGCCCGCCAAGGGCGCTGCGGAAGAGCCGGATGCCGAATACCCGCTGTACCTTACCTCCATGCGCGTTATCGACCACTGGCACACAGCGACCATGACAGGCAAGGTGCCGGAACTGCTCAAGGCCAACCCGGCGGCCTTTGTGGAAATCAACGAGCAGGACGCCGCCTCCCTCGGCGTGAAGCACGGGGACAACGTGATTCTGGAAACCCGGCGCGACAAAATGGAACTGCCCGCGCGCGTGAGTGATGTGTGCAGGCCAGGGCTTGTGGCCGTGCCGTTTTTTGATCCCAAAAAGCTGGTCAACAAGCTGTTTCTGGACGCCACCGACCCCGGTTCGCGCGAGCCGGAATACAAGATCTGCGCCGCGCGGGTTCGCAAGGTTTAACGCCCATCGGTAAGCCCCATATGAGTGAAGGCCCCGTCCGTGTGTTTGGCATGCGGGCGGGGCAACGCGGGAGGAAATATGGCTATTGCGGGAATAATCCTGAGTGCTTCAGCAGCAGCCTGCGCAAGGCTTGAGAAGGCTTTGCAGGGCAGAGAAGGCATTCTGGATGTGCAGCGCACGCCGGATGGCGCGGACATTGGCGGGCTGGTGGTCGTGGTGGAGCAGCCTTCGGACAAAATCCAGAAGGAACTCATGGCGTTGCGGGAACTGCCGGAGGTGGACGATCTGCATCTGGCCTTTGCCGATTATGAAGATGATCTGGACGTGCAAGGGCACATGGGCTGCCCTGCGCATGAGCCGCGCCGCCATGCGGGCGCGGACGCTGACAATGGCGGGGAACAGGCAGGGGAGACGAAATGAGCCTTTTTGTGCCGCCTCTGCGCCCGCCGGGTGCTGTGGATGAAGAAACCTTTTTGCGCAAGTGCGTTCGTTGCGGCAAGTGTGTGACTGCCTGCCCGCACGAGAGCATTGAGCTGGCTGGCGGTCTGGGGCGCGCGCGGCATACGCCGCAGGTGCGCCCCCGCAGAAAACCCTGCTACCTTTGCATGAAGTGCCCGCCTGTATGCCCCACCGGGGCGCTGGACACGGGCGTAAAGGAAATTGCGCGGGCGGGAATGGGGCAGGCCTATATTCTTAAAGACCTCTGCCACAATTACAAAACCGGCACCATGTGCATGACCTGCTATGACCGCTGCCCCTTGCGCGGAACAGCCGTGGTGCTGAGCGGCGGGCTGGTGCCTGCCATGACCACGGCTTGCGTTGGGTGCGGCATCTGCGACTATGTCTGCCCGGTGCAGGCTGTGGAGATTGTTCCCACTTCATCCCGTTTTGTGCCGCCAATGGCGGCTCCCACGGAAAAAGCGCCCGGAGGCAAGGCATGAAGATTCTCGCTTGGGCGCGACGCGGCGCGCAGGTGCTGGTGGTGGCGGGACTGTGCGTGCTGCCGTGGCTCAATGCAGCAGAATTGCGCCAGATCAGCGGCAGTTTTTTTGCGCTGGATTTTTTCGGCATTCCCTTTGCTGACCCGGTTGGCGCGGCCCAGGTTGCGGCCACAGGCTTTTTACCTGGTGAGCGTCTGCTGATCGGGGCCTTGATCTCGCTGGCGCTGGCATTAGTGCTGGGCAGAGTTTTTTGCTCGTGGGTATGCCCCTACGGATTTTTTTCCGAGTTGGCGCACTGGGCGCGTGGGCGTCAAGGCAGCGCGCACGTGAAGGAAGGGCGCGCGTTTGCGGGCAAGGCTCTGCTGCTGGGGGCAGGGCTTGCGGCGGTTCTGGTGGCGGGCTTTCCCGCAATGGCTATTGTTTCGTTGCCGGGCGAGCTGTCGCTCCTGCCCATGCTTGTATGGCAAGGCGGCGACTTCTGGTTGCTGCTTGGGACGGTGGCTGTGCCGCTGGCGGCGCTGGCGCTGGAGCTTGTGGCTGGCAAAAGACTGTGGTGCCGCTTTGTGTGCCCGCAGTCGGTACTGCTTGGCGCTGCGGCCAAATGCCTGCCCGTCAAAGCTCCGGGCCTGCGCATCGGCTGGCAGGCGGCAAACTGTACCTGCAAGGGCAAGGCTCCCTGCAAGCAGGCTTGCTCGCTTGAGCTGAATCCGCGCCGCAAGGGCGGGCCAGAGCGAAGGGACTGCACCCACTGCGGCGACTGCGTCAATACCTGCGCGAGCTACGGTAAGGCTCTGGAGTGGCGGGGATGGAATGTTATATTGAAAAAATAAGTGAAGTTCGAGGTTTATTAAATCAGTGATGGCATTGTATTGGCTGAAAAATATTGTGCAGATAGATTAAAATATTATAACTTTATTCGATAATACTAGTAGAATAGATTTTATTCAGAAGTAGGCGTCACCAGAAATGATATTCTGAGGAGGATCGAATTAGTGAAAACTTTTTACCAGACATAGTCAATTTCACCAATTCCAGCATTTTGAGGAAGTATGTTGTGTAATGTTCTATATCCAATATCATAAAAAGGGGATGGGAACATGTAGGACTCTTGAGAAAGGGATCCAGTGCCAAGCCAATCTAATGCATCTTGCGTCTTTATTCGCAAAATACACTCTATGCTGTCACTGAAATCATAATTGGCAGTGGTTATATCGCCATACCTTCGCACAACAATCCCATGCTGTGCGTGGGGTCTTAAAAAATTGCTGCCTACAGCGAGTCTCAAGTCAATTATTTGAAAGCTTTCATTTGTTAAAAATATCCCATTGTCCATATCTTTCTGAAGTTCATCAATCTTAACATCATGAAGTTTTTTATATTCTTTGGGGTCTGATGCTTTTCCAAATTTCATTATATAGACATAAGAAAATTCAGATTTGCTTTTTACATATTTAGAAAAATTAACTCCTTTAGCAGTTAATCTTTTGTGAGAAGCAAACCAGAGAGCAACCCATATATTATCTACAAAATCAAGATATCTTGTTGGTACTCCATAGTGTTGCAATAGACCTTCTATTGCGGGTGGATATACACCTTTTAGCTCGTTTTTGAGGGATCCATTTATTAACGTGCTTAATCTTTTAATCTTTTCTCTGAGTGCCAAATTAATTTTGATGTCTGTCCTGTCTGTGTCTTTTGCAATATCACGAAATAAATATGGAATTAGAGAAGGGTAAAAAGAACACTGGCCCCTGTAAAAGACAATATGTTCACAAGAAAGAACACTTTTTGCGTAGCCAACAGCTTGGATGAGGGCTTGGGGGGTATTAATTTGAACTATGTTAAGTGTTCTGCAAAAGGAGCTTTCTCCATCATTTGATATCCACTTGTCCCAGTTAAGTTTCGACAAGAAAATACTCCTTGGTCTGTTTGCGAACTGATCTGCAGAATAATTTTTTACTAAAAAAGACAGATAGTAATGTGGTGCCCAGGGCGGGACTTGAACCCGCACACCATTACGGCCAGGGATTTTAAGTCCCCTGTGTCTACCATTCCACCACCCAGGCACATTTCTTTATTCTTTTCGTGACAAATCTTTCAGGTCATCCTCTGCGAGATCCTGCGGGCCGGAGCCTGCGATGCGCCATGTTTTGAGGCCGCTTGGCGGGTCTTCGGGGACAGGGCGTTCCTCTTCCTGCCATTCGCCGGGGCGCAGCCAGAAAACGTGCATGGATTCAAAATTCTTGTCCAGGCACAGCAATCTGCCGCGCACGCCCTGCGGCAGCAGGGCCGCAATTTCGAGCGCAATCTTGCGGTACACATACAGTCTGTGCGCTTCAAACACGCACTGGAACATGAGCGCGTCGCCCAGAGGCGTAAAGTCCAGATGGGCCGCCCCGGCCCGCTGGAGCAACTGCTCCACCTCGCGGGTCAGTTCTTCTTCCACTTCAAGCAGGGCCTCGTATGTGAGGCTGTCGTCATAGCTGAAGTGGGCAAAAAGTTCGCTGCGGTTTTTGTCCATGAGCTTGCATATACGGCAAAGAAGCCCTTTAGGCAATAATTGCGCGTGGATGTCTTCAGTGCTGGTCTTGCGGGCGCTTTGGGCGTAAGATGCACAAAAAACACGCACATAGCGGAGGCCGCATGAGTTTTTTTGACAAGCTGATTCTGTCGTTTTGTCGTCTGGGCGTTGCCGGGCTTGACCCCAAGGCTCCCGGCACGTGGGGCACGGCCATCGCCTGCCTGCTCGCGCCGTATATTTTTCTGCCTCTGTCCCTGCCGTGGCGGGCTGTGCTGCTGGTCGTGATTTTTGTGGTCGGCGGTCTGGCCTCCACCCGTGCCGAGCACTTGCTTGAGCGCAAAGACCCCGGCGAAGTTGTCATCGACGAGTTGGTAGGGGTGTGGCTTGTGCTGCTGCCTTTTGAAAGTCCCAGTTTCTGGCTGGTGCTGGCGGCTTTTGCCTTTTTCCGGCTGTTCGACATCTGCAAGCCATGGCCCGTGCGGGCTTCTGAAAACTGGCTGCCCGCCGGGTTTGGCATCATGATCGATGATGTTGTGGCTGGCGTGTGGGCCTTGCTGTGCGTGGCTCTGCTGCGTGTGATGGGCCTTGTATAGGCCGCGAGAGCAGGGCCACAGAATAGGCGGAAAGCTGCAAGGGGGCGCGGCCAATGGCGCAAAAGGCCACTCTGGTGGCGGAAAAAGCCGCCGCGCCCGCAGCTACTTCATGCGGTAGGTGATGCGCCCACGGGTAAGGTCGTAAGGGGAAAGCTCGACCTTGACGCGGTCGCCGGGCAGAATGCGGATGTAAAACTTGCGCATCTTGCCGGAAATGTGGGCCAGAACTTCGTGGCCGTTCTCCAGTTCCACACGGAACATGGCGTTGGGCAGAGCTTCCTGCACCACGCCGTCTACTTCGATTGATCCTTCCTTGGCCATGAGTACTCCAAAATATGATGTGGATAAACGCCGGTCAGCTTCACAAAAAAGCGGGGCGCTGTCAACACGCCGGTGTCCCTGCTCGGGGGATATTCGGCGCGCAAACAGCGCCCGCTGTCACTGCACGGGTAGAAAGTTATTTCTTGCGTCCCTTGGATGATTTGCCGCCGGGGCGGGGCTTGTTCTCCACAGGGGGCACATGGGGTGCAAGCACCGGGGCCTTGCGGCACAGCAGCCACAGGCCAGCCAGTATGAGCGGTACGCAGAGTAGTTGGCCCATGGTCAGCCAGCCAAAGGCCAGATAGCCAAGCTGCACGTCAGGCATGCGCACAAATTCCACGGCAAAGCGGAACACGCCGTAGCCCAGTGCGAACAGGCCGGAGACCGCGCCCGTCTTTCGCGGTCTGGACGAAAAAATCCAAACCATGAAAAAGAGCACCAGCCCTTCAAGCGCAGCCTCGTAAAGCTGCGATGGATGGCGCGGATTAGGCCCGGCACCGGGAAACACAATGGCCCACGGCACGTCGCTGACCTTGCCCCACAACTCGCCGTTGATAAAGTTGCCGAGCCGCCCGAAAAAGAGTCCTTGCGGCACCAGTGGGGCGATGAAGTCTGATACTTCCAGAAACGACCTGCCCCGCGAGCGGGCAAAATACCAGAATGCGCCGAGTACACCCAGCAGCCCGCCATGAAAGGACATGCCGCCGTTCCAGATGCGCAGAATCTCCATGGGATCGCTGATGTAGACAGGCAGATCATAAAACAGCACGTAACCGATTCTGCCGCCCAGGATGATGCCGATCATCACGCAGGTCAGCAGGTCGTCCACATCGGGGGCAGTCCAGCCGGAGCCGGGCCGCGAGGCGCGCCAGCGGCCCAGTGCCCAACCAAGGCCAAAGCCCGCCAGATACATAAGCCCGTACCAGCGCAATTGCAGGCTGCCGATGGAAAGGGCTACGGGGTCGATTTGAGCGAGGTTCATGCGTCAATATCCGAGGCGTTGAATTCGCCGCTTTTGCCGCCGCGTTTGTGCAGCAGGCGTACACGGCTGATGACGATATCCCGCTGAACGGCCTTGCACATGTCGTAAATGGTGGCCGCTGCGGTCTGGGCCGCAACAATGGCTTCCATCTCCACGCCGGTAGGGCCGACCGTGCGGGTTTCCGCTTCAATACGCACCGTGGGCGGCATTTCTGTTACCGTAAAGCGCACGTCCACATAGGTGAGGTTGAGGGGGTGGCACATGGGGATAAGTTCGCCGGTGCGTTTGGCAGCCATAATGCCGCCAATCTTGGCGCAGGTGAGCACATCGCCCTTGGGCAAGGCGTTTTTGATCAGCAGTTCCATGGTGGCCGGGGCCAGTTCTACAACTGCTTCAGCTATGGCTACTCGTTCTGTAGGCGTTTTTGCGCCTACATCCACCATGGTTACGTTGCCCTGGCTGTCGAGATGCGTAAAGTTGTCGTTCATTGATACCTCAAAAAATTCCCGCAGCGCGGGCTGCCGGGATGTTGTTTCAAATATGCGTTCCGCATGTCCTGCTGGTAACACGCAGCAAGCGGGAGCAAATTATGATGCTACCCCAAAAAGCGACGGGAGTCATTGCGCCTGTAATCGCGCTCCTCGCCGCAGTTTCCCGAAAGGAGAAAGTGCTGGTTGAACATTGAGCTGTGGGGCATTGAGCTGGGCCGGACAGGGCAGGCTTAGCGCAAGCCCACAAGCCATTGCAGCAGCGGGGGAGTTGTGGGCGGGCGGGGGGCTTGCCAGAAAGAGTCGCGCCCGCTGTCAGAAAAGCGCATCCGCTCCCGCAGCAGGCGTTGCGGAAATGCGGCCTTTGTGGATACGAGCGGCCCTGCGGTTGCGGCATTTTCCTGCACGGAATTTTCGTCAGGGGCATCCTGCTCGGCAGGCTGCGGTGCAGGAGTCAGCTCCGCCATATATTTAAAAGGAATGTCCGCACTGGGGCGCATGCTCATGATTTTGCGCACAATGGCAAGGCTGCTGCCAAACCGCTGGTCGTGGATCATTACATAGGTGGGGGCCGGGGTGTTTGCTGGCTGCGTTGCCTGCGGATTATCGGCGGGCAGCATGTCGGTTGGCAGGGGGGCCACCACTGGCAGCAGGGTGAAATTCAAAAAAGCGTCAGCCACAACAGACTGTCGCGTAAGGTCGCGGGCAAGGCTCTCGGGCAGGGCGGTGGCGGCACCTTCCGGGCCTTGAGGGGTGCCAAGGGCGTTCAAGCCCTGAGTGTACACCGTGCCCCCGTTGGGTGTGGCTTCTGAATACAGGGCGCGCCAGAAAAAGGGCGAAAAGGCATCCGGCAGCACCACAATTTCCTGAGGCGCACGGCCTTCCGCCGTGAGTCGTTCGCGGATTTGCGCCGTATGCCATGCGTTGAGGCCTATGGAAATGCCGGGATAGACAAAGAGCCACGCCATTGCCACCAGCAGGAGCCCGCGCCGTGCGCGCCAGCGCCAGATGGCCCATAGCAGGG from Desulfovibrio sp. UIB00 includes:
- a CDS encoding 4Fe-4S dicluster domain-containing protein; this encodes MSLFVPPLRPPGAVDEETFLRKCVRCGKCVTACPHESIELAGGLGRARHTPQVRPRRKPCYLCMKCPPVCPTGALDTGVKEIARAGMGQAYILKDLCHNYKTGTMCMTCYDRCPLRGTAVVLSGGLVPAMTTACVGCGICDYVCPVQAVEIVPTSSRFVPPMAAPTEKAPGGKA
- a CDS encoding 4Fe-4S binding protein; protein product: MKILAWARRGAQVLVVAGLCVLPWLNAAELRQISGSFFALDFFGIPFADPVGAAQVAATGFLPGERLLIGALISLALALVLGRVFCSWVCPYGFFSELAHWARGRQGSAHVKEGRAFAGKALLLGAGLAAVLVAGFPAMAIVSLPGELSLLPMLVWQGGDFWLLLGTVAVPLAALALELVAGKRLWCRFVCPQSVLLGAAAKCLPVKAPGLRIGWQAANCTCKGKAPCKQACSLELNPRRKGGPERRDCTHCGDCVNTCASYGKALEWRGWNVILKK
- a CDS encoding FRG domain-containing protein; amino-acid sequence: MSKLNWDKWISNDGESSFCRTLNIVQINTPQALIQAVGYAKSVLSCEHIVFYRGQCSFYPSLIPYLFRDIAKDTDRTDIKINLALREKIKRLSTLINGSLKNELKGVYPPAIEGLLQHYGVPTRYLDFVDNIWVALWFASHKRLTAKGVNFSKYVKSKSEFSYVYIMKFGKASDPKEYKKLHDVKIDELQKDMDNGIFLTNESFQIIDLRLAVGSNFLRPHAQHGIVVRRYGDITTANYDFSDSIECILRIKTQDALDWLGTGSLSQESYMFPSPFYDIGYRTLHNILPQNAGIGEIDYVW
- a CDS encoding phosphatidylglycerophosphatase A; this encodes MSFFDKLILSFCRLGVAGLDPKAPGTWGTAIACLLAPYIFLPLSLPWRAVLLVVIFVVGGLASTRAEHLLERKDPGEVVIDELVGVWLVLLPFESPSFWLVLAAFAFFRLFDICKPWPVRASENWLPAGFGIMIDDVVAGVWALLCVALLRVMGLV
- the infA gene encoding translation initiation factor IF-1; protein product: MAKEGSIEVDGVVQEALPNAMFRVELENGHEVLAHISGKMRKFYIRILPGDRVKVELSPYDLTRGRITYRMK
- the lgt gene encoding prolipoprotein diacylglyceryl transferase; this translates as MNLAQIDPVALSIGSLQLRWYGLMYLAGFGLGWALGRWRASRPGSGWTAPDVDDLLTCVMIGIILGGRIGYVLFYDLPVYISDPMEILRIWNGGMSFHGGLLGVLGAFWYFARSRGRSFLEVSDFIAPLVPQGLFFGRLGNFINGELWGKVSDVPWAIVFPGAGPNPRHPSQLYEAALEGLVLFFMVWIFSSRPRKTGAVSGLFALGYGVFRFAVEFVRMPDVQLGYLAFGWLTMGQLLCVPLILAGLWLLCRKAPVLAPHVPPVENKPRPGGKSSKGRKK
- the moaC gene encoding cyclic pyranopterin monophosphate synthase MoaC; translated protein: MNDNFTHLDSQGNVTMVDVGAKTPTERVAIAEAVVELAPATMELLIKNALPKGDVLTCAKIGGIMAAKRTGELIPMCHPLNLTYVDVRFTVTEMPPTVRIEAETRTVGPTGVEMEAIVAAQTAAATIYDMCKAVQRDIVISRVRLLHKRGGKSGEFNASDIDA
- a CDS encoding metal-dependent hydrolase, with product MDPITHAASGAVVMLAMPHRPASRWAVPLAALAAASPDVDVLMANTPLQFLLLHRGITHSLFFAPLLGLVLALVGCSLWRAQTPGHWRFAKTWLFMTAMVLLHIWLDCITTYGTMIFVPFSHLRVRLNAVFIIDLLITLPLLWAIWRWRARRGLLLVAMAWLFVYPGISIGLNAWHTAQIRERLTAEGRAPQEIVVLPDAFSPFFWRALYSEATPNGGTVYTQGLNALGTPQGPEGAATALPESLARDLTRQSVVADAFLNFTLLPVVAPLPTDMLPADNPQATQPANTPAPTYVMIHDQRFGSSLAIVRKIMSMRPSADIPFKYMAELTPAPQPAEQDAPDENSVQENAATAGPLVSTKAAFPQRLLRERMRFSDSGRDSFWQAPRPPTTPPLLQWLVGLR